One window of Microbacterium sediminis genomic DNA carries:
- a CDS encoding LLM class flavin-dependent oxidoreductase, giving the protein MQFGLFSVSDITRDPVTGYTPSEAERIRDIVTIAKHAEEAGLDVFALGEHHNPPFFSSSPTTTLAYIAAQTERLIVSTATTLITTNDPVKIAEDYAMLQHLAGGRVDLIMGRGNTGPVYPWFGKDIRQGLPLAIENYQLLHRLWREDVVDWEGSFRTALHGFTSTPRPLDDVPPFVWHGSIRTPEIAEQAAYYGDGFFANNIFWPKEHYQRLINLYRQRYAHYGHGTPEQAIVGLGGQAFMAKNSQDAVNQFRPYFDSAPVYGNGPTMEDFTEMTPLTVGSPQQVIDRYAAMRDTFGDYQRQLFLMDHAGLPLKIVLEQIDFLGQDVVPVLRKELQVNRAAEVPDAPTHAARVAAKYGDAEPRQPRPNANRGDNVTGGSPYQDAPDRQPVQPGAFGAAADRARR; this is encoded by the coding sequence ATGCAGTTCGGCCTGTTCTCGGTCAGCGACATCACCCGCGACCCGGTGACGGGCTACACGCCGAGCGAGGCGGAGCGCATCCGCGACATCGTGACGATCGCCAAGCACGCCGAGGAGGCGGGCCTGGACGTCTTCGCCCTTGGCGAGCACCACAACCCGCCGTTCTTCTCCTCCTCGCCGACCACGACGCTCGCGTACATCGCCGCCCAGACCGAGCGGCTGATCGTCTCGACCGCCACGACGCTCATCACCACGAACGACCCGGTGAAGATCGCCGAGGACTACGCGATGCTGCAGCACCTCGCCGGCGGCCGCGTCGACCTCATCATGGGCCGCGGCAACACCGGCCCGGTGTACCCGTGGTTCGGCAAGGACATCCGCCAGGGCCTGCCGCTGGCCATCGAGAACTACCAGCTCCTGCACCGGCTCTGGCGCGAGGACGTCGTGGACTGGGAGGGCAGCTTCCGCACGGCGCTGCACGGCTTCACCTCGACGCCGCGCCCGCTCGACGACGTGCCGCCGTTCGTGTGGCACGGCTCGATCCGCACGCCCGAGATCGCCGAGCAGGCCGCCTACTACGGCGACGGGTTCTTCGCGAACAACATCTTCTGGCCCAAGGAGCACTACCAGCGCCTCATCAACCTGTACCGCCAGCGCTACGCGCACTACGGCCACGGCACGCCCGAGCAGGCGATCGTGGGCCTGGGCGGCCAGGCGTTCATGGCCAAGAACTCGCAGGACGCGGTCAACCAGTTCCGTCCCTACTTCGACAGCGCCCCCGTCTACGGCAACGGTCCGACGATGGAGGACTTCACCGAGATGACGCCGCTCACGGTGGGCTCGCCGCAGCAGGTGATCGACCGCTATGCCGCCATGCGCGACACCTTCGGCGACTACCAGCGTCAGCTGTTCCTCATGGACCACGCCGGACTGCCGCTGAAGATCGTGCTCGAGCAGATCGACTTCCTCGGCCAGGACGTCGTGCCCGTGCTGCGCAAGGAGCTGCAGGTGAACCGCGCCGCCGAGGTGCCGGACGCCCCCACGCACGCCGCCCGCGTGGCGGCGAAGTACGGCGACGCCGAGCCGCGCCAGCCGCGCCCCAACGCCAACCGCGGCGACAACGTCACGGGCGGCTCGCCGTACCAGGACGCCCCGGACCGTCAGCCGGTCCAGCCGGGCGCGTTCGGCGCGGCCGCGGATCGGGCACGCCGATGA
- a CDS encoding type IV toxin-antitoxin system AbiEi family antitoxin domain-containing protein has protein sequence MRNSEIVALLRARGGCARSSDLFAAGATKNDVRRSAAAGEIVMVRRGLYVLPGLPPTLRDAAHHGGALTCQSALRHRGVWVLDREGPPHVWLGAHGREHSHPGCRCVVHWRDGAPALGVLDVASALVHYYRCGGSEAFFVALESALRLGQIGPAQRAWIRHRLPRSARWLVDFAVPTSDSGLESLVRLRLRALGIETAAQVRIAGVGRVDLLIDGVIIIELDGEENHADPAKRHRDLRRDAAATARGYTPLRFDYALVVHDWPTVEAAILGALRTRGRRIGRDGDAPASEETPAGPVLPGASRR, from the coding sequence ATGCGGAACTCCGAGATCGTCGCCCTGCTGCGTGCCCGGGGTGGCTGCGCCCGGTCGTCGGATCTGTTCGCCGCGGGCGCGACGAAGAACGATGTCCGGCGCTCGGCGGCGGCGGGCGAGATCGTCATGGTCCGCCGGGGCCTGTACGTCCTCCCCGGTCTGCCGCCGACCCTTCGCGACGCCGCGCACCACGGCGGCGCGCTCACCTGCCAGAGCGCGCTGCGGCATCGCGGTGTCTGGGTGCTCGATCGCGAGGGGCCGCCCCACGTCTGGCTCGGTGCGCACGGCCGCGAGCACTCCCACCCCGGATGCCGCTGCGTCGTCCATTGGAGGGACGGAGCCCCGGCCCTGGGCGTGCTCGACGTCGCCTCCGCTCTCGTGCACTACTACCGCTGCGGCGGATCCGAGGCCTTCTTCGTCGCGCTCGAGTCGGCGCTGCGACTCGGACAGATCGGTCCGGCTCAGCGCGCCTGGATCCGCCACCGCCTCCCCCGCTCGGCACGCTGGCTGGTCGACTTCGCCGTGCCGACCTCCGACAGCGGGCTGGAATCGCTCGTGCGGTTGCGACTTCGCGCGCTCGGAATCGAGACGGCCGCACAGGTGCGGATCGCGGGCGTCGGTCGCGTCGACCTGCTCATCGACGGCGTCATCATCATCGAGCTTGACGGCGAGGAGAACCACGCCGATCCGGCCAAGCGCCATCGTGATCTCCGCCGCGACGCCGCCGCGACGGCGCGCGGATACACGCCCCTCCGGTTCGACTATGCGCTCGTCGTCCACGACTGGCCGACGGTGGAGGCCGCGATCCTCGGCGCACTCCGCACGCGCGGGCGTCGGATCGGTCGGGACGGCGATGCGCCGGCGTCGGAGGAAACACCGGCCGGCCCGGTCCTGCCCGGCGCGTCGCGGCGCTGA
- a CDS encoding glycosyltransferase, whose protein sequence is MNGVTGSVLQVVRHLEAAGHETLVVAPRAPGSGDADGATLLTSIPLPSYPEVRVAVAPVARIRRVLREFRPDVVHLASPAVLGWQGLVAAERNGVPSVAVYQTDVISYAERYGVPGAAPLVASHIARLHRRATLTLAPSSHAERQLTELGVDRVRRWGRGVDAERFAPHKRSEAWRRRTAPGDLVIGYVGRLAPEKQVADLRAIADIPGTRLVIVGDGPERARLEGLLPGAVFTGFLEGEELAEAMASFDIFVHPGESETFCQTVQEALSSGVPVVATGRGGPVDLVRSSVDGWLYRPGDLDDLRARVLDLVGDDAKRAAFGREARESVASRTWAALTDQIVERYREAIRLRRYDVAAMARGAVRVSDPEPPVDARRWSRYVALGDSLTEGLCDGSRMPDGQYRGWADRLAMLLAQDGSRTRNRTFRFANLAVRSRRVRHLASEQVPVALALKPDLVSILMGHNDLVGHGADPLALAAELEKSVRRIRESGADVLLVTPFLPNRAIVRIFARRFAIYSSELRRIAAAHGCYLLDVDALPELGELPNWAQDKVHLSSPGHRLLAYRAAEVLGVRDADQLAALDAAFHEDYAEPEGAWITRHALPWVWRRLRGRTAGDGMFAKHADYVAIRGRRTSASEGADAPSTPA, encoded by the coding sequence ATGAACGGAGTCACGGGCTCCGTGCTGCAGGTCGTCCGTCATCTCGAGGCCGCCGGCCACGAGACGCTCGTCGTCGCCCCGCGCGCCCCCGGTTCGGGTGACGCGGACGGCGCGACGCTGCTCACGTCGATCCCGCTGCCCTCCTATCCGGAGGTTCGCGTCGCGGTGGCGCCGGTGGCGCGCATCCGCCGCGTGCTGCGGGAGTTCCGGCCCGACGTCGTGCACCTCGCCTCTCCCGCCGTGCTCGGCTGGCAGGGCCTCGTGGCTGCCGAGCGCAACGGCGTGCCGTCCGTGGCGGTCTACCAGACCGACGTGATCTCGTACGCCGAGCGCTACGGGGTCCCGGGCGCCGCCCCGCTCGTCGCGTCGCACATCGCGCGGCTGCATCGCCGCGCGACCCTGACCCTCGCGCCGTCGTCGCACGCGGAGCGGCAGCTCACGGAGCTCGGGGTGGACCGCGTGCGCCGCTGGGGGCGCGGCGTGGACGCCGAGCGGTTCGCGCCACACAAGCGCAGCGAGGCGTGGCGCCGGCGCACCGCCCCGGGCGACCTGGTGATCGGCTACGTCGGCCGTCTCGCGCCGGAGAAGCAGGTGGCCGACCTCCGCGCGATCGCCGACATCCCCGGCACGCGGCTCGTCATCGTCGGCGACGGGCCCGAGCGCGCGCGGCTCGAGGGTCTGCTGCCCGGCGCCGTCTTCACCGGCTTCCTCGAGGGCGAGGAGCTGGCCGAGGCGATGGCGAGCTTCGACATCTTCGTGCACCCGGGCGAGAGCGAGACGTTCTGCCAGACCGTGCAGGAGGCGCTGTCCTCCGGCGTGCCGGTCGTCGCGACCGGCCGCGGCGGCCCCGTCGACCTCGTCCGCTCGAGCGTGGACGGCTGGCTGTACCGGCCCGGCGACCTCGACGACCTGCGCGCCCGCGTGCTCGACCTCGTGGGCGACGACGCCAAGCGTGCCGCGTTCGGGCGCGAGGCCCGCGAGAGCGTGGCCTCGCGCACCTGGGCGGCGCTGACGGATCAGATCGTGGAGCGCTACCGCGAGGCGATCCGTCTGCGCCGGTACGACGTGGCCGCGATGGCCCGCGGGGCCGTGCGGGTGAGCGACCCCGAGCCGCCCGTGGACGCGCGCCGCTGGTCCCGCTACGTGGCGCTGGGCGACTCGCTCACCGAGGGGCTGTGCGACGGCTCGCGCATGCCCGACGGGCAGTACCGCGGCTGGGCCGATCGCCTGGCGATGCTGCTGGCGCAGGACGGCTCGCGCACCCGCAACCGCACGTTCCGCTTCGCGAATCTCGCGGTGCGCAGCCGGCGCGTGCGCCACCTCGCGAGCGAGCAGGTCCCCGTCGCCCTCGCGCTGAAGCCGGACCTCGTGTCGATCCTGATGGGCCACAACGACCTCGTGGGGCACGGCGCCGACCCGCTGGCGCTCGCCGCGGAGCTCGAGAAGTCGGTGCGCCGCATCCGCGAGAGCGGCGCCGACGTGCTGCTCGTCACCCCGTTCCTGCCGAACCGGGCGATCGTGCGCATCTTCGCCCGGCGGTTCGCGATCTACTCGAGCGAGCTGCGGCGCATCGCCGCGGCGCACGGCTGCTACCTGCTCGACGTCGACGCGCTGCCCGAGCTCGGCGAGCTGCCCAACTGGGCCCAGGACAAGGTGCACCTGAGCTCCCCCGGCCACCGGCTCCTCGCCTACCGCGCGGCCGAGGTCCTCGGCGTGCGCGACGCGGACCAGCTGGCGGCCCTCGACGCGGCCTTCCACGAGGACTACGCCGAGCCGGAGGGCGCCTGGATCACGCGGCACGCGCTGCCGTGGGTGTGGCGCCGGCTGCGCGGCCGCACCGCGGGCGACGGGATGTTCGCCAAGCACGCCGACTACGTCGCGATCCGGGGGCGCCGCACCTCGGCCTCCGAGGGCGCCGACGCGCCGAGCACGCCGGCCTGA
- a CDS encoding CE1759 family FMN reductase — protein MTRRIAVVSAGLSNPSSTRMLADRLLRATIDELRARGVEAEGRMIELRDHAHAITDHLLTGFAPKALADDLAEIAAADALIAVTPIFTTSYSGLFKSFVDVLDREGLEGKPVLIGATAGTPRHSLAIDYAIRPLFTYLHARPVSTGVFAASSDWGAEADTVAPLQARVERGARELADAIAGTAASAKPADPFDPASYLGAGGSFEDLLNNPPTRG, from the coding sequence ATGACCCGGCGCATCGCGGTCGTCTCGGCGGGGCTGTCGAACCCGTCGTCCACGCGGATGCTCGCCGACCGCCTGCTGCGCGCCACGATCGACGAGCTGCGGGCGCGGGGCGTGGAGGCGGAGGGGCGCATGATCGAGCTGCGCGATCACGCCCACGCCATCACCGATCACCTGCTCACCGGCTTCGCTCCGAAGGCGCTCGCCGACGACCTCGCCGAGATCGCCGCCGCGGACGCCCTCATCGCGGTCACGCCGATCTTCACGACGAGCTACTCGGGCCTGTTCAAGTCGTTCGTCGACGTGCTCGACCGCGAGGGGCTCGAGGGCAAGCCCGTGCTGATCGGTGCCACGGCGGGCACGCCCCGGCACTCACTGGCCATCGACTACGCGATCCGGCCGCTGTTCACATACCTGCACGCGCGTCCCGTGTCGACGGGCGTCTTCGCCGCCTCGAGCGACTGGGGCGCGGAGGCCGACACGGTCGCGCCGCTGCAGGCTCGCGTGGAGCGCGGGGCACGCGAGCTCGCCGACGCGATCGCCGGCACGGCGGCCTCCGCGAAGCCCGCCGACCCGTTCGACCCCGCGTCGTACCTGGGCGCCGGCGGATCGTTCGAGGACCTGCTCAACAACCCGCCGACCCGCGGCTGA
- a CDS encoding acyltransferase family protein codes for MSTAPTTATGQIPRPKRRVPFWDNARFACIVLVVLGHAVQRLIYDSDIAYALYLTIYAFHMPAFAIISGYFSTSEAPNARRMARVITDILVPYVIFELLWSLTQWAVEGEADPNLTEPSWTLWFLLALGIFRLVLPYLALLRWPLAWTLAVSIGVGYLPNVDSTFSLSRTLGFLPFFALGWWLREHDVVARLRLLDWRPWWLRAAAVALFAATGWLAWFGIEFWSAIELRFWFFYDDDYGGLIDGAPWWGGLARLAIIAIGLLLSAAFLVLIPRRSTFFTRFGQYTMYIYLLHSFVLYPFRESGLLRHLEPTWLWLPAVCLLSVAIAFLLGTKPVRTLFRPLVEPRATWLFADPRIAPRTRRNDPTGSRRPRD; via the coding sequence ATGAGCACCGCACCGACCACCGCCACGGGGCAGATCCCCCGCCCGAAGCGCCGCGTCCCGTTCTGGGACAACGCCCGCTTCGCCTGCATCGTGCTCGTGGTGCTCGGTCACGCCGTGCAGCGCCTCATCTACGACTCCGACATCGCCTACGCGCTGTACCTGACGATCTACGCGTTCCACATGCCCGCGTTCGCGATCATCTCGGGCTACTTCTCCACCTCCGAGGCGCCGAATGCCCGCCGCATGGCGCGCGTGATCACCGACATCCTCGTGCCGTACGTGATCTTCGAGCTGCTGTGGTCGCTGACGCAGTGGGCGGTCGAGGGCGAGGCCGATCCCAACCTCACCGAGCCGTCCTGGACGCTGTGGTTCCTGCTCGCGCTGGGGATCTTCCGCCTCGTGCTGCCGTATCTCGCCCTGCTGCGGTGGCCGCTGGCCTGGACGCTGGCCGTCTCGATCGGCGTGGGCTATCTGCCCAACGTCGACAGCACCTTCTCGCTGTCGCGCACGCTCGGATTCCTGCCCTTCTTCGCGCTGGGCTGGTGGCTGCGCGAGCACGATGTCGTGGCGCGCCTCCGGCTGCTCGACTGGCGCCCGTGGTGGCTGCGGGCGGCCGCGGTGGCGCTGTTCGCCGCCACGGGGTGGCTGGCGTGGTTCGGCATCGAGTTCTGGAGCGCCATCGAGCTGCGCTTCTGGTTCTTCTACGACGACGACTACGGCGGGCTCATCGACGGCGCCCCGTGGTGGGGCGGTCTCGCCCGGCTGGCGATCATCGCGATCGGCCTGCTGCTGTCGGCGGCGTTCCTCGTGCTCATCCCCCGCCGCAGCACGTTCTTCACGCGCTTCGGGCAGTACACGATGTACATCTACCTGCTGCACTCGTTCGTGCTGTACCCGTTCCGCGAGAGCGGCCTGCTGCGCCACCTCGAGCCGACCTGGCTGTGGCTGCCGGCGGTCTGCCTGCTGTCGGTGGCGATCGCCTTCCTGCTGGGTACCAAGCCGGTGCGCACGCTCTTCCGCCCGCTCGTGGAGCCGCGCGCCACCTGGCTCTTCGCCGACCCGAGGATCGCGCCGCGCACGCGCCGCAACGACCCGACCGGCTCGCGCCGCCCGCGCGACTGA
- a CDS encoding polyribonucleotide nucleotidyltransferase, whose product MEGPEITAAEAVLDNGRFGTRTIRFETGRLAQQAQGAVAAYLDDETMLLSATSASKHPREGFDFFPLTVDVEERSYAAGKIPGSFFRREGRPSTEAILVCRLIDRPLRPSFVDGLRNEVQIVVTVLSIAPGEYYDALAINAASASTQISGLPFSGPIAGVRLALIPGMGSHEDQWVAFPNQEQVEQAVFDLMVAGRVLDNGDVAIMMVEAEATENSWNLIQGGAVKPSEDVVAQGLEAAKPFIKQLVAAQAEMAAGSTKEPLEFPVFPAYSDETYAFVEGKALEELSKIYQIADKQERQDADDALKAAVKAELIEKVEAEELPAAAPLEFSAAWKSVTKKIVRGRILTEGARIDGRGLADIRPLDAEVQVIPGVHGSAIFQRGETQILGVTTLNMLKMEQQIDSLSPTTSKRYMHHYNFPPYSTGETGRVGSPKRREIGHGFLAERALVPVLPSREEFPYAIRQVSEALGSNGSTSMGSVCASTLSLLNAGVPLRAAVAGIAMGLVSEEVDGQTRYAALTDILGAEDALGDMDFKVAGTSEFVTALQLDTKLDGIPSEVLAGALTQAKDARLRILEVLNAAIDGPDEMAPTAPRVISVQIPVDKIGELIGPKGKTINAIQDETGAQISIEEDGTVYIGATDGPSAEAARAQVNAIANPSNPEVGEQFLGTVVKIIPSGAFISLMPGKDGRMHVTQIRKLNGGKRVENIEDVVSVGQKILVRIAEIDDRGKLALEPVLEEKAEETVEAPAEA is encoded by the coding sequence TTGGAAGGTCCTGAAATCACTGCCGCCGAGGCCGTTCTCGACAACGGCCGCTTCGGCACCCGCACCATCCGTTTCGAGACGGGCCGTCTCGCCCAGCAGGCGCAGGGCGCGGTCGCCGCGTACCTCGACGACGAGACCATGCTGCTCTCGGCGACCAGCGCGTCGAAGCACCCCCGCGAGGGCTTCGACTTCTTCCCGCTGACCGTCGACGTCGAGGAGCGCTCGTACGCCGCCGGCAAGATCCCCGGCTCGTTCTTCCGCCGCGAGGGCCGCCCCTCGACCGAGGCGATCCTCGTCTGCCGCCTCATCGACCGCCCGCTGCGCCCGTCGTTCGTCGACGGCCTGCGCAACGAGGTCCAGATCGTCGTCACCGTGCTGTCGATCGCCCCGGGCGAGTACTACGACGCCCTCGCGATCAACGCCGCCTCGGCGTCGACGCAGATCTCGGGTCTGCCGTTCTCCGGCCCGATCGCCGGTGTGCGCCTCGCGCTCATCCCCGGCATGGGATCGCACGAGGACCAGTGGGTCGCCTTCCCGAACCAGGAGCAGGTCGAGCAGGCCGTCTTCGACCTCATGGTCGCGGGGCGCGTGCTCGACAACGGCGACGTCGCGATCATGATGGTCGAGGCCGAGGCCACCGAGAACAGCTGGAACCTCATCCAGGGCGGCGCCGTCAAGCCGAGCGAGGATGTCGTGGCGCAGGGCCTCGAGGCCGCCAAGCCCTTCATCAAGCAGCTCGTCGCGGCGCAGGCCGAGATGGCCGCCGGCTCGACCAAGGAGCCGCTGGAGTTCCCGGTCTTCCCCGCCTACAGCGACGAGACCTACGCATTCGTCGAGGGCAAGGCGCTCGAGGAGCTGTCGAAGATCTACCAGATCGCCGACAAGCAGGAGCGCCAGGACGCCGACGACGCGCTGAAGGCCGCCGTCAAGGCCGAGCTGATCGAGAAGGTCGAGGCGGAGGAGCTTCCCGCCGCCGCGCCGCTCGAGTTCTCGGCCGCGTGGAAGTCCGTCACGAAGAAGATCGTGCGCGGCCGCATCCTCACCGAGGGCGCCCGCATCGACGGCCGCGGCCTGGCGGACATCCGTCCGCTCGACGCCGAGGTCCAGGTGATCCCGGGCGTGCACGGCTCGGCCATCTTCCAGCGCGGCGAGACCCAGATCCTGGGCGTCACCACGCTGAACATGCTCAAGATGGAGCAGCAGATCGACTCGCTGTCGCCCACGACGAGCAAGCGCTACATGCACCACTACAACTTCCCGCCGTACTCGACCGGTGAGACCGGTCGCGTGGGCAGCCCCAAGCGTCGCGAGATCGGGCACGGCTTCCTCGCCGAGCGCGCGCTCGTGCCGGTGCTGCCGAGCCGCGAGGAGTTCCCGTACGCGATCCGCCAGGTGTCCGAGGCTCTCGGCTCCAACGGCTCGACGTCGATGGGCTCGGTGTGCGCCTCGACCCTGTCGCTGCTGAACGCCGGTGTGCCGCTGCGCGCCGCCGTGGCCGGCATCGCCATGGGCCTCGTGTCGGAGGAGGTCGACGGCCAGACCCGCTACGCGGCGCTGACCGACATCCTCGGCGCCGAGGACGCCCTGGGCGACATGGACTTCAAGGTCGCGGGCACGAGCGAGTTCGTCACGGCGCTCCAGCTCGACACCAAGCTCGACGGCATCCCCTCCGAGGTGCTCGCCGGTGCGCTGACCCAGGCCAAGGACGCGCGCCTGCGCATCCTCGAGGTCCTGAACGCGGCGATCGACGGCCCCGACGAGATGGCGCCGACGGCTCCGCGCGTGATCAGCGTGCAGATCCCCGTCGACAAGATCGGCGAGCTGATCGGCCCCAAGGGCAAGACGATCAACGCGATCCAGGACGAGACCGGCGCGCAGATCTCGATCGAGGAGGACGGCACCGTCTACATCGGCGCGACCGACGGCCCCTCGGCCGAGGCGGCACGCGCGCAGGTGAACGCGATCGCCAACCCCTCGAACCCCGAGGTCGGCGAGCAGTTCCTCGGCACGGTCGTGAAGATCATCCCCTCGGGTGCCTTCATCTCGCTCATGCCGGGCAAGGACGGTCGCATGCACGTGACCCAGATCCGCAAGCTCAACGGCGGCAAGCGCGTCGAGAACATCGAGGACGTCGTCTCGGTGGGCCAGAAGATCCTGGTCCGCATCGCCGAGATCGACGACCGCGGCAAGCTCGCGCTCGAGCCGGTGCTCGAGGAGAAGGCCGAGGAGACCGTCGAGGCTCCCGCCGAGGCCTGA
- a CDS encoding MFS transporter encodes MTSPAPHQEHRSALIDLRPLTQHPAFARLWIGNLLGGLGGQLTIMAVMLHMYALTGSDMAVAMIAFAGLLPMIVAGLYGGMLADFFDRRIVALSAASVTWVSTAMLALLAWTGGVNEWWLYALSIVNSAANSIVGATKSAMTPKLVGKELVPAAAALNGMTMGLMVMAGPALGGVLVALFSYPVTYTIDVILMLSLFLGLWTLPSLKPEGSAATPGLKSLRQGLAFLQGAPNIRMQYVMDIVAMTFGHPVAILPAVGVLVLGGGEITTGFLTAAIAIGTVLSSVFSGRLGAVRRQGVGIARAIQVFGVCTLLFGLTLLAARFGWFADGPIDAQHANVTLIVLACIFLAGTGAADNVSAVFRQTMMQQAVPDEFRGRLQGVFIVVVAGGPRVGALYYGTLATLFAHWVPAVAGGMIIVALIALLLRASTTFRAYDSLEPRP; translated from the coding sequence GTGACCTCCCCCGCTCCGCATCAGGAACACCGGAGCGCGCTGATCGACCTGCGTCCCCTGACGCAGCACCCGGCCTTCGCGCGCCTCTGGATCGGCAACCTCCTGGGCGGCCTCGGCGGGCAGCTGACGATCATGGCCGTGATGCTGCACATGTACGCGCTCACGGGCAGTGACATGGCGGTGGCGATGATCGCGTTCGCCGGGCTGCTGCCGATGATCGTCGCCGGGCTCTACGGCGGCATGCTCGCGGACTTCTTCGACCGGCGCATCGTGGCCCTGTCGGCGGCGAGCGTGACGTGGGTCTCCACGGCGATGCTGGCCCTGCTCGCCTGGACCGGCGGCGTGAACGAGTGGTGGCTGTACGCGCTGTCGATCGTCAACTCGGCCGCGAACTCGATCGTCGGCGCCACGAAGTCGGCGATGACGCCGAAGCTCGTCGGCAAGGAGCTGGTGCCGGCCGCGGCGGCCCTCAACGGCATGACCATGGGCCTCATGGTGATGGCCGGTCCGGCGCTGGGCGGCGTGCTCGTCGCCCTGTTCAGCTACCCCGTCACGTACACGATCGACGTGATCCTCATGCTGTCGCTCTTCCTCGGCCTGTGGACGCTCCCGAGCCTCAAGCCGGAGGGCTCCGCGGCGACGCCGGGGCTGAAGTCGCTCAGGCAGGGCCTGGCGTTCCTCCAGGGCGCCCCCAACATCCGCATGCAGTACGTCATGGACATCGTCGCCATGACGTTCGGCCACCCCGTGGCGATCCTCCCGGCGGTCGGCGTGCTCGTGCTCGGCGGCGGCGAGATCACGACGGGGTTCCTGACGGCGGCGATCGCCATCGGCACGGTGCTCTCGAGCGTGTTCTCCGGGCGGCTCGGCGCCGTCCGGAGGCAGGGCGTGGGCATCGCCCGGGCGATCCAGGTGTTCGGCGTGTGCACGCTGCTGTTCGGGCTGACGCTGCTCGCCGCGCGCTTCGGGTGGTTCGCCGACGGGCCGATCGACGCGCAGCACGCCAACGTCACGCTGATCGTGCTGGCGTGCATCTTCCTGGCGGGCACGGGCGCCGCCGACAACGTCAGCGCCGTGTTCCGTCAGACGATGATGCAGCAGGCGGTGCCCGACGAGTTCCGCGGTCGCCTGCAGGGCGTGTTCATCGTCGTCGTCGCGGGCGGTCCGCGCGTCGGCGCGCTCTACTACGGCACCCTCGCGACGCTGTTCGCGCACTGGGTGCCGGCGGTGGCGGGCGGCATGATCATCGTGGCGCTCATCGCGCTGCTGCTGCGGGCGTCCACGACGTTCCGCGCCTACGACTCGCTCGAGCCGCGTCCGTAA
- a CDS encoding aldo/keto reductase, with product MDRVGEDDVEWTWGRATQSPEAEIATHPSAPIPVQGPGIGAGIREPLGETGQRIFPLILGGGEFGWTVDQRMSEAVLDRYAEYGGNAVHTADRFGGGRSEHIIGHWMRSRRVRDDIVLAVRVGGHPDHPGLGSVDLVRAVEASLERIGTDRIDVLYLDATGRDAPQIEDALATAEWLVESGKIRALGAFGFTPEQLVEARILASAGYPRIEAVDVAYNLLRPRVLEGDLRLVVSAQGIAVTPSHPLEHGFLTGKHRSRAQAAKSARGAQLSERINRRGTRLLKAMDEIAEELGVPHAAIAIAWLHAQRGIVAPIANAFDPEHVDEMVQGVALTLSRAHVIELARAVA from the coding sequence GTGGATCGCGTCGGGGAGGACGACGTGGAGTGGACCTGGGGCAGGGCGACGCAGTCGCCGGAGGCGGAGATCGCCACGCACCCGTCCGCGCCCATCCCGGTCCAGGGACCCGGCATCGGGGCCGGCATCCGCGAGCCGCTCGGTGAGACAGGGCAGCGGATCTTCCCGCTCATCCTCGGCGGCGGCGAGTTCGGCTGGACCGTCGATCAGCGCATGAGCGAGGCGGTGCTCGACCGCTACGCCGAGTACGGCGGCAATGCCGTGCACACCGCCGACCGCTTCGGCGGCGGGCGCAGCGAGCACATCATCGGCCACTGGATGCGCTCGCGGCGCGTGCGCGACGACATCGTGCTGGCCGTCCGCGTCGGCGGCCACCCCGACCACCCCGGACTCGGCTCCGTTGACCTCGTGCGCGCCGTCGAGGCGTCGCTGGAGCGGATCGGCACCGACCGGATCGACGTGCTCTATCTCGACGCGACCGGCCGCGACGCCCCGCAGATCGAGGACGCGCTCGCCACGGCCGAATGGCTCGTGGAGTCCGGCAAGATCCGCGCGCTCGGCGCCTTCGGATTCACGCCGGAGCAGCTCGTGGAGGCGCGCATCCTCGCCTCGGCCGGCTACCCGCGCATCGAGGCCGTCGACGTGGCGTACAACCTGCTGCGTCCCCGCGTGCTCGAGGGCGACCTGCGGCTCGTCGTCTCCGCCCAGGGCATCGCGGTCACGCCGTCGCACCCGCTGGAGCACGGCTTCCTCACCGGCAAGCACCGATCGCGCGCGCAGGCCGCCAAGTCCGCGCGGGGCGCGCAGCTGAGCGAGCGCATCAATCGGCGCGGCACCCGCCTGCTCAAGGCGATGGATGAGATCGCCGAGGAACTCGGTGTGCCGCACGCGGCGATCGCGATCGCCTGGCTGCACGCGCAGCGGGGGATCGTCGCCCCCATCGCGAACGCGTTCGACCCGGAGCACGTCGACGAGATGGTGCAGGGCGTCGCCCTCACCCTCAGCCGCGCGCACGTGATCGAGCTCGCCCGCGCCGTGGCCTGA
- the rpsO gene encoding 30S ribosomal protein S15, whose translation MALEADVKKAIIEEYATHPGDTGSPEVQVAMLTQRIKDLTEHLKAHKHDHHSRRGLFLLVGQRRRLLGYLQDIDIERYRSLIERLGLRR comes from the coding sequence ATGGCACTCGAAGCAGACGTCAAGAAGGCGATCATCGAAGAGTACGCGACGCACCCCGGTGACACCGGTTCCCCCGAGGTGCAGGTCGCGATGCTGACGCAGCGCATCAAGGACCTCACCGAGCACCTCAAGGCACACAAGCACGACCACCACTCGCGCCGTGGCCTGTTCCTGCTCGTCGGTCAGCGCCGCCGTCTGCTCGGTTACCTCCAGGACATCGACATCGAGCGCTACCGCTCGCTGATCGAGCGTCTCGGTCTGCGCCGATAA